The sequence below is a genomic window from Ipomoea triloba cultivar NCNSP0323 chromosome 2, ASM357664v1.
GAAACGCCCGTCCCCCTCATTCCCTTCCTCTCTCCAAGAACCCTCCCCCAAAAGGCTCTCTCTGCTTCCACCCTCCCCTTCTCCTCTCTACCGGAGCCTCTCCGAACCAATTGATTCTCTGGGTATACTCAACGTCCAAACTGCTGACAATTCCAAGATTTCACCGCCGCCGCCAATCCTCTCTGAGCCATCTTCGGTGAAGAATTCTGAGTCCCGGAATCGGATGCCAATCCCTCCTCTCCATAGATCTTTATCTGACCCCACCGCCGCAGCATTAGAGTTCCGTCCCTCTCCGCCACAAACCATCAAATCCCCCGCTCAAGAGAGCCCCAATACCAAGGTTAACACTAATAACACTATTCTCCGAAAATTGAAAAATCTTAACTAGCAATAATACTTTTTGATTGCAGAGGGTTAAGAGGATGAAAGATAGATTGAGACAGATGAGAGAATGGTGGGATCAAGTGTTgcaagaagaagatgaaaagatGAGAGAATGGTGTGTTCGTGGTCTTCCATGGATTCCGGCGCAcaagagaagaaaagagaagaagaaaagagagcAAATGACCATTATGCCCTCATTAAATGGTAATCAGAAAGGGGTTACAATTTTCCGGCCTAATTTGGCCTCTGATTTGGCCGGAAAGACCAAATTCGTTAAAAAAAGCATAGTTAAAGGATCAATTCGttacttttaaaagtcaagtgttgaaattaatagaagtgctatagtcagaggaccaaaagtgcaatttactctttAATAATTGACAGGATCTGCAGTTTTATTAGTAATAGGGTTTGTAAATTTGTgacatttgatttgattaacaCGACTTGCCAAAGAATAACAATAAGGTATGATACTATGAAAATAGATGAATGATTTATGACTGTTATCATAGAGACTACAACTCCACTATTCTCCCCCTAACTCCACTCGAATAAGGCACCATTAAAAAGAAGTCTTacttaaaatttgttttcaatAGCCAGGGCAAAAGTTTGGGTTGATCTAGTTTAATGAATTCTAAAAAAGGGGTACAATTTGGATTTGCGTTGGATGCATTATGCGTAGATTAACTCGACTTACCTCTCCATGGCCTAGGAGCAGGTTCATGGAGTTTAGGATATAGTCCGGTGAAGCCAGAAAATTTGggctataaaaaaaaactgaatgAAAGAAACAATGAACAAGGATATTCTGAAACTAGCAGCAATAAAAACAGCCTAAAATATAGAAAGAGGGAGGGTTGTTAACAAAGGTGCACTCCATATATGATAAAGAAACATGTATCTCAGAGTTTACAACCATCCAACAAATTGTCAATTCACTCAAAATTATCCATCCATAATCTTGAATCACATCTTGAAATAGATACTGGAGTTTGTTCTGTACAATAATGACATGAGGAGCCTTGTGGATCTGATGCTCTTAAACTACAGATATAATTTAGATGTTCTGTTCTTTGTGTTGCACAGTCTGGGGGACTATAGTCTCTTACTCTGCACCAAAAAGTGGATAATCAAACTTAATCAGAAGAAGAATAAGccccagaagaagaagaatgccAACATCAAATTGCTCATCAGAAAATGAGGGCAAGAATATAAGATAGTGCACACTCAAGAACGAGGATAATTGTCTACATCCTCAATTAGGGAGTATAACTTGGGAGTCCATGTAGTATTTTCCTAAGTTGTAAGGTAATAGCATTATTCAACTCCAAACCAGGTACCATACCAATCATTCAAATTTCTAAATACCTTTACATGCTAATGATATATGAACTAAAATACTTGGATAAAGGGAAACCATAATTTCTCCTTTGAAATTCTCCCAATATATGGAAGTAATCTTACAATAAGTTATGTTCAAATATTTACTCAAGCTGGTCTTGAGCCTCATCGAAAGGCCAGACTGGAAGGAacggaaaaaacaaaaatggcTAATAGAACAGAAACCATTGGGTAAAACTCACAGAGCTTATAAGGCTCAGAAAATTCAGTATATGCAAAAGCTAACCAGCAAGTTCTTAACAAGACATTGAACTATAAAGACATTAACAATATTTGTGATTTGTCCACCTCACTCAACAAGCAACCAGATTTTGGTTCCTCGTTCACATTGAAACACCATCCAACATTTACTTGTCAATGTCTACTCTAGTGCAAACCACTGAAATATTAGTTTCACCAAAATCCTCACCAATCTTTGAACACATCAATTCGTCAAAGTCTTTACTTCAAGATTGGACAAGGATGTATTAAGAATGTATGTTTGAACTTGGGACAATCATACTTTCAGTCCATCTCCCAACACTGACAACCTTGATGCTTTGCATCCAAGAATACATTTCTAAATTCTTGCTAAGAAAATACACTACAGCAATCACTTCAAATTGACCACAACCTTAATCCACCAAGCACCTCAACCACCTTGTCAATGACacaatgccatttttttttgatacattaagtTTTCAGCCACTATCCTAAGCCCCATAACCATTGCTTGTACACTCTAGGCACAAATCCCCTATACACAAGGAGTTTTTGTCACCTCTAATAGGTCAAGGTGGGGGCTTTAGGTGATCGGTCGAACAGACCGACCTAGCTTGACAACACAATGCCATTATTAATAGAAACCTAAAGTGACAACATTTTCAAAGCAAGCAATCTAGCATTTGCAAGAAAGATTGAAATGATTCTCAATTGACAAAGTAAATTGAGAAATTGAAAACTAACCTGAAATGGGAATTGATAAAAATTTGATCTTGAATAtcatgttttcttctttttccggAGTATATACACGTCGGTCTCCTCGTAGGCATACTCTGGATGCAAATGCTCGTGTGGAACTTTCTCGATGTCGAAAACCTCGACGCAGAGCTCCCAGAACATCTTGTGCGCCTCCGGCGATCTCAGCTGGTAGCCAAGTAAAACGACGCCGTCCTCTTTGACAAGAGACTCCATGGCGGAGATGAGAGGGCCCACCGTCTCCTCCAGGTAAACCACGTCGGTGGCAATGACAATATCGAAAGGTTTGCCCAAAGCCCTAATTTGCTCCTCATTGTTCCAATACAACTGAGCCGTTTTCAAGGACTTGTTCAAAACCTGCTTGTTTCGCTTCAGGTTGTGCTTTAGGGCCGGCATAACGGGGGCGATGTCGGTGATTAGAACGTCGTTGAGGCCCAACAAGAACAGGCCCATGGCGGCGACTCCGCAGCCGGCTCCGAGCTCTACCCCTCGCTTGTTCTTGAAGTCGAGGAGCTCGGCGTAGGGGTTTTCGGCGGCGGCGCACGACTGCGGGTGCCAACGCTCGGCGAATTTGACGGCGACGAGTGAGCAGGGCCAGACGCTAGTCCCCACGTGCATAGACCCGTTGTCTTGCTGGAAAGACAGCTGCTTATCCAGCACCTTCAGGTCGATCACCGGCGAATCTGTGAATTTCATCTCTACAACTTCCGGTGACTCTGTGATCTGGCCGTCAGCCCCGGAATGGCTTCGTCCCCTTTGAGTTTTGAGTTTCTGGGCCAGAGGGCCCAGTTAATGTCATGGGCTCATTTTTAAGGCCCATTCTTAATGGTCGAGCTGTAACATTTTCAGCTTTATGATCCAAATTGGTGCCAATGACTTGGGCTATTGCTCAAAAGAAAATGATACGGCAGTTAGTTATACCATGagctcgggtccaccttgcaaattGGACCCATGTCcgtatttacaattttagaactctatattgacaaattcaatattcaattacctatgtataaatttctcatatataatcttgcatgatatactttcaaatatttatttaaatataaacatggGGTATTAATACATTCGCGTGATGCACGTGTAAAACTAGTTGATATAATatggataaaataaaatactatttaGGTcccaaattttattaatataaagttttaattagctagtatgtatatattaaatgagtccaaaaacatatattaatgtaTAGTCCAAATTCACCAAATAAAAAACatatcaaataatcaaattaacaCTGTTctttattagtttatttttctttgtcaTGATTTTAATAGTTGcacaaaatattcaatttaatgTTCTACAAAAATCTCCAAAATTTAGGtttatgctttaattttattagttcAATTAATTactgttttgttttattattattattattattattgttgttgttgttgttgttgttgctgttgttgttgctgttgttgttgctgttgctgttgctgttgttgttgctgttgttgctgctgttgttgttgttgctgctgctgctgctgttgttgttgctgttgctgttgctgttgctgctgctgttgctgttgttgttgttgctgttgttgctattgttgttgttgttgttgttgttgctgttgttgttgctgttgttgttgttgatgttgttgttgctgttgttgttgttgttgttgttgctgttgctgttgctgttgctgttgctgttgctgttgctgttgctgttgctgttgctgttgctgttgctgttgctgttgctgttgctgttgctgttgctgttgctgttgctgttgctgttgctgttgctgttgctgttgctgttgctgttgctgttgctgttgctgttgctgttgctgttgctgttgctgttgctgttgctgttgctgttgctgttgctgttgctgttgctgttgctgttgctgttgctgttgctgttgctgttgctgttgctgttgctgttgctgttgctgttgctgttgctgttgctgttgctgttgctgttgctgttgctgttgctgttgctgttgctgttgctgttgctgttgctgttgctgttgctgttgctgttgctgttgctgttgctgttgctgttgctgttgctgttgctgttgctgttgctgttgctgttgctgttgctgttgctgttgctgttgctgttgctgttgctgttgctgttgctgttgctgttgctgttgctgttgctgttgctgttgctgttgctgttgctgttgctgttgctgttgctgttgctgttgctgttgctgttgctgttgctgttgctgttgctgttgctgctgctgttgctgttgttgttgttgttgttgttgttgctgttgctgttgctgctgctgctgttgttgttgttgctgctgttgttgctgttattgttgctgctgttgctgttgttgttgttgttgctgctgttgttgttgttgttgttgttgttgttgttgttgttgttgacgAATTTGCCCCTTCCAATTAAGAGTGATAGGTGATTTAATTTTTTCCGGTCACATCTGACCGGCAATTTGGTcggcgtgaccaaaattgagaaaaaatgcatagtcaaggtacgcaattaacatttttgaaagtcgcggataacaattaacactactataatagtcattggaccaaaatggcaattttctcaatttatatatttagaaactacattaagaatactattaaacacaaaaaaaattaaatttaaaaataattaaaaattactaaagaaaataagcaatgaagaaagagttggtttgaccaatgaatagtaaacaagacatgtaaaatgggacagagggagtaaatGAGTGGTCATAGGATTGAATAGCAGTGTGGGCATTGATTTTTTGGACGgaaaaaattgagaaagtatataacatatactatcttgtaaagaattatgagtgtttcaaaaaaaatagtgattattttttctttagtactccatataattttaattcttcaTCAAACTAGCCACAAAATGCATATCTGagtattttttttggatttcctttttttttttttttttttttNNNNNNNNNNNNNNNNNNNNNNNNNNNNNNNNNNNNNNNNNNNNNNNNNNNNNNNNNNNNNNNNNNNNNNNNNNNNNNNNNNNNNNNNNNNNNNNNNNNNNNNNNNNNNNNNNNNNNNNNNNNNNNNNNNNNNNNNNNNNNNNNNNNNNNNNNNNNNNNNNNNNNNNNNNNNNNNNNNNNNNNNNNNNNNNNNNNNNNNNNNNNNNNNNNNNNNNNNNNNNNNNNNNNNNNNNNNNNNNNNNNNNNNNNNNNNNNNNNNNNNNNNNNNNNNNNNNNNNNNNNNNNNNNNNNNNNNNNNNNNNNNNNNNNNNNNNNNNNNNNNNNNNNNNNNNNNNNNNNNNNNNNNNNNNNNNNNNNNNNNNNNNNNNNNNNNNNNNNNNNNNNNNNNNNNNNNNNNNNNNNNNNNNNNNNNNNNNNNNNNNNNNNNNNNNNNNNNNNNNNNNNNNNNNNNNNNNNNNNNNNNNNNNNNNNNNNNNNNNNNNNNNNNNNNNNNNNNNNNNNNNNNNNNNNNNNNNNNNNNNNNNNNNNNNNNNNNNNNNNNNNNNNNNNNNNNNNNNNNNNNNNNNNNNNNNNNNNNNNNNNNNNNNNNNNNNNNNNNNNNNNNNNNNNNtatatatatatatatatatatatatatatatatatatatatatatatatatatatatatatgtaaaattctaAAGTTCTAATCAACAACGGTGTCAATTGTACTcgtaaattatataatttactcATGGTTGCACATAgtatcattaaaaattattatcaataatGTTTAGTACAATAATGTGGTACGATACATGTTGATATCAACTAACATTGTAAAGTTTGTCAAtaattttagtccctcaacatTATTTTCTAGCTTTCCCCTGGGAGGAAGGTAAGAAGGTGAATGACTATATAAAAATATCCATAGATATATGACATAAAAATCCATAGTTAATTGTGATGCGATAGAAAATGACATTATGCATGACTCTgtctttgaaaattttgaaaagagaaataattttcaaatttctttattaagttagaaaattgtttgatttctaatttagaaaacaattaatttcgaataaaatttgtatttttattttctcaaaaaggtAGATTCTCTAGAATCGAGCGCCATTAAATTCTagcacccaaaaagaaaaatatttgagtgaatattgaaataaaattgaaaatcattaaaattctaaataaggaGATATCGGGTATGAGAATAGGGTTTTGTATGCAAACAGATAAACCCTATAAAAACCCACCCTAGTTGGCTCAGTAAATGTCATCCAACGCAATAGAACATTTCTGTTCAATCTGTTTCGATCACCACGATGTTCAAGAGGAGCAATAGGGCTTATAGGGGTGGCCGCCGTTGGCTCAGCCGCCGGTGGTTCTGCCGCCACTGTCAAAGAAAAGAGGCTGAGAGGCGATTGAGGTTGCGATTGTTCCTTCTAGATGCCCTGTTGAAAGTTCTTCAAGATGACTTTTACAGGAACTTGGTGAACCGCTTGCAGGAGGCTTGTTCCTTAGCCGCTCCCGCCGCCTAAGCCGACCAGCGGGGTTAATTGAAAATTTGCAGGCTTTTTTACAAGGCAGGACTAGCGGCCTTTGATGTTATTTCTCTgcttatttccatatgtattctCTATGATTGATTAATGAATAAATGTTGAATTAATGGTGTTGGAAAGacattcttaatttcttatcGTTACAACCGCACGAGTCGACTTGTTATAAAAGATGTATATACATTTACGAATTAGAGGGCCGCAACCAATAATAAGAAGGTGCAGTGGATGATGAAGTCCCCGCAGTACAAAAGCTGACAATAATTTTATGCGTAAATtccattaattaaattaatttatggattaaaacacaaaaatgtATCTTAATTCTTGTTTACATTATTATGGTTAAAATAGCCggtccttttattttattttattttttataataaaatatatacataaattcaaTTCAAGCTTAACATgaattaaataaacatttttagCCTACAagctctttttgtttttatttttattttttatttttttgttaaataaagaaaaagttaGCATAGACTTGAACCAAGCCTAAATTACATGGAGGTGACTGCAGGTATAGCCCCATATTGGGTTGGCTTACATTGCTATCTCTACTTGAAAACATATCCAAATTCAACtattttcaatttataaaataaaaaggttatttaaaattaaattattttatcatttaaaataCAAAGTGACAATAGTATTAGTGATACGGGCGTTGGATTAGAGGAGATATAGGATGGATGAGGGGTAGGTAGATCAAGGCTatgtgagattttttttttgagtactactgactctgttacaatgtagtatctgttcatagctactttctcaacctactgaagcacaaaaattGATGATGGCGGTTGAGTTGAAAAAAATTCTAGGAAATGAACATGGGAGGGAGGGTgagtgaattgacattttatattttggatAAAATCTAAGTTTAGAGAGTTTTGAAATTTTGACTAACTTAACTTTTCAATAGAAGAAGAAGTAGTGTAAAGTGcataaagtaaatgacacaaGGATTTATAGTACGTTGTTCAAGGGTGATGTAAACCCTAATTCAATACCATTAATGTCTAGGATCATAGTTGAGCACCCAATATAGAAATATCCTcaattaaattcaataaatcTAATTCCTCAGCCAAACCAGAAATCCTATATATAAAACCCCTCCCTTGCTTAGTGAACCATTCATTTCTACTGTTTCAATGATGAGGTTGAGGAGGAGAAGCTGAGTGAGTGGCCGCCGAACGTCCCGCCGGAGAAGGGAAAGAAACACGGCTGACGAGGGGTTGATGGCGTGGCTGTGCACTGTGCATTTGCTCCGCCGTTATATTTACCAGATAGATCTTCACACCCTCACTCCCCCTCAGATCATGTATTGTTTCTGGATGAGGCCATCACAACTCTGCGCGATCAATTCCGCACTTACCTGATCAACCACAAGCCGGAGGTGGTGATGGACAGCGTCTCCGCCGCGATTGCCGCCTAGCTAAACCGGCCGGTTTAATGAATAATTGGgctatatatatcatcatatcCAAGGCTAGCTACCTATCAATAATGCCTTGTATGTTATCTTCCGAAATTATAAAGTGATAATAAAACAATGCTTATGAGTATTTCTGCTTCATAAAACATCTATGTTATTTGCTAGTTCTACAAAATCTTACAACTTTGATTATGCGTTAACACTTATTTCAATTGACTATTCTTTAAATCATTGATAAACTCTTATGGACAACGGataaatattgcaaacttaaaagctataataattataaaattagcatttttttaattaaaactctCAATCATTGATAAACTCTTTCGGACGACGGATGTTACAAGGATTGTTCTCATTAGAACCCACccgtatatgtatgtgtgtaattgtgtatatattgatataaatatataatatggataaaaatactagttagatcccaattttattaaaaaaggtttagtatgtatatattaaatgagtCCAAAGCATATATTAAAGTAGTTCAAATTCACCAAATAAAAAACatatcaaataatcaaattaactgttctttattagtttattttctttgtcatGATTTTAATAGTTGCACcaaatattcaatttaatgTACTTCAAAAATCTCCAAATTTTAGGtttatgctttaattttattagttgattaattaattagtgatttattgtgttgttgttgttgttattattgttatcattattattattactattactattactattatgtttgttaatattattattactattattattagtattattattactattactattactattattttatttacacttttaggatatacatttactaatttaaaagattagttttgaaaattaaaaaattaacattaattCTATAATTcgtgaatgaaattttggaatattaagttaattattaaaatgaatattaattaattatctaaaaattattgttgataaaatatttgacaacttttatttgataaaagagtaaaaagaaatatttaaataaatgtaatttttatattattttatatattttgtgttatatgTAAAATTCTAAAGTATTAATCAACAAAAAACGGTGTGAATTTTATGTACTTGTACAATTATGTAATTTACTCATGGTTGCACATAGTATCattgaaaattattatcaataatttttaattagtacaATAATGTGGTACAATCCATGTTGATATCGACTAACATTGTAACTTTTATCTACAACTTTCGACCCTTAACATAATTTTCTAGCTTTTCCCATGGGAGGAACTAAGGAAAGTAAGAAGGTGAATgactaaataaaaatatgcaTAGACATGCCACATAAAAACTCATAGTTAATTATGATGTGATAGAAAATGACATGACTCTgtctttgaaaattttgaaaattaaagagaaataattttcaaatttctttattaaattagaaaattgttttgatttctaatttagaaaacaattaataattttgaataaaatctcaaattttatatttccaaGATTTCTAATTTagaaaacaattaataattttgaataaaatctcaatttttatttttccaaaaagaTAAAATTCTCTAGAATCGAGCGCCATTAAATTCAAGCAcccaaaaaggaaaatatttgggtgaaattattgaaataaaattgaaaattaaaaacattctAAATAAGGAGATATCAGGTATGACAATAGGGATTCTATGCAAACTATAAAAACCCTCCCTCACTAGCTCAACAAAAGTCATCCAATAACGCAGCAGAATATTTCTGATCAATCTATTCGAATTCGATCATGACCATGGTGTTCAAGAGGAGCAGTAAGGGTGGCCGCCGTGGGCTCTGCCGCCACTGTCAAAGAAAGGCAATTGAGAAGTGGTTGAATCAGCGGTTGTTCATTCTACACGTCGTGGGTAGTTATTTAAGCGAAGTGGATGTGAACTCGCTAACACCCCTTCGGTTCTCGATTTTAGATGCCCTGTTGAACGGTCTATACGATGAGTTCTACAGGTACTTGGTGTATTGCGTGGAGGAGGCCGGTTCCTTCGCTGCTACCGCCGCCTAAGCCGGCCGGAGGGGTTTATGGAAAATTAGCAGGCTTTATTACTAGGCTGGACCAGCGgcctttgattttatttgtcTGCTTATTAATTCCATATGTATTATCTATATGATTGATTAATGAATAAATGTTGAATTAATGGTGTTGGAAAGacattcttaatttcttatcaTTACAACCTACTTTTAGCATGTTTTaaaagatgtatatatatataaatacgaATTAGAGGGCCGCAACCAATAATAAGAAGGTGCAGTGGATGATGAAGTCCCTGCAGTACAAAAGTTAACAATAATTTTATGCGtaaataacattaattaaattaatttatggattaaaacacaaaaatgtATCTTAATTCTTGTTTACATTATGGTTAAAATAGCCggccttttattttttattttttaaataaaatatatacataaatttaatTCAAGCTTAACATGAATTAGATCAACATTTTTAGCCTACAAgctctttaattttgtttttttttttttttttgttaaataaagaaaaaactaGCATAGACTTGAACCAAGCCTACAagctctttttgttttgttttgttttttgttttgtttttttttttttttgctttttgttttgttttgttttgttttgtttttgttaaataaagaaaaaactaGCATAGACTTGAACAAAGCCTAAATTACATGGAGGTGACTAGTATAGCCCCATATACATGTTTGGGTACGTTGGCTTATATTGTTATCTCTACTCGAAAACATATCCAAATTCAACtattttcaatttataaaatgaaaaagttaaaaattaaattattttatcatttaaaataCAAAGTGACAATAGTATTAGTGATACGGGCGTTGAATCGGGGG
It includes:
- the LOC116007584 gene encoding EEF1A lysine methyltransferase 3 — protein: MKFTDSPVIDLKVLDKQLSFQQDNGSMHVGTSVWPCSLVAVKFAERWHPQSCAAAENPYAELLDFKNKRGVELGAGCGVAAMGLFLLGLNDVLITDIAPVMPALKHNLKRNKQVLNKSLKTAQLYWNNEEQIRALGKPFDIVIATDVVYLEETVGPLISAMESLVKEDGVVLLGYQLRSPEAHKMFWELCVEVFDIEKVPHEHLHPEYAYEETDVYILRKKKKT
- the LOC116011439 gene encoding uncharacterized protein LOC116011439 is translated as MKRPSPSFPSSLQEPSPKRLSLLPPSPSPLYRSLSEPIDSLGILNVQTADNSKISPPPPILSEPSSVKNSESRNRMPIPPLHRSLSDPTAAALEFRPSPPQTIKSPAQESPNTKRVKRMKDRLRQMREWWDQVLQEEDEKMREWCVRGLPWIPAHKRRKEKKKREQMTIMPSLNGNQKGVTIFRPNLASDLAGKTKFVKKSIVKGSIRYF